CAGCTAACACAGGAAGAATCTGATACGCAAAAACAGCTCCTTAAATATCTTGATCAGCAGTTTGGAGTAGAACCTGAACAAAGCACTAAAGCGCCAAAGGAAATCAGGTTTACTACGCCAGAAAACATACAGATTGAAAAATCCATAATTCAAAATATTTTTGAGCGCAGGAATTCGTTTCCTGTGTTGAGTTCCACCTTCATTCAGCAACAATTGGATCAAAAATATAACTATCTCCGGCCAGAACAGAGACAGGCAGTTGAAAAGATTGTCACGTCTCCTGACGGGGTGAATATTATACAGGGTTATGCAGGTACAGGGAAAACAACTATGTTAAAGGCTACTAAGGAGTTATATGAGCAGAAAGGATATAATGTAACAGGTATGAGTTTTACCGGGCAAGCAGCTGATAATCTGCAGCGTGAAACAGGAATTCCGTCTGCAACAATACACTCTCGGTTGTATATGTTGGAACAAGAGGAACTCCAACCAGCTAGGCGATCAACAGTAATGGAAACAATAATGGGAACAAAGCGTCAGGTCTGGATTGTTGATGAAGCGAGTATGACGGGCAATAAGCAGATGTTAGAATTAACACAAAGAGCAAGCAAAGCAAATGCTAAACTTGTTCTCGTTGGAGACGGATCACAGCTGCAAGCCATTAATGCGGGAAAGGCGTTTAGGATTATTTATGAGAAAGATGTATGCGATACAACAGATATGAGAGATATTTTACGCCAGAAACATGAGAATCTAAGAGAAGCAGTTAAGCAAACAGTTTTTGGGGATATTGGAAAAGCGGTTGAAAAACTTGAAGATAATATAGTTGAGAAAAAAAGGACTTTTAATAGGCATGTGCAAATTAGCAATGATTACACTAATCGCTCAAAGGAAGAAAGAGATAAAACCATTATATT
The window above is part of the bacterium genome. Proteins encoded here:
- a CDS encoding AAA family ATPase translates to MAVLCLEPQEGSKAQLTQEESDTQKQLLKYLDQQFGVEPEQSTKAPKEIRFTTPENIQIEKSIIQNIFERRNSFPVLSSTFIQQQLDQKYNYLRPEQRQAVEKIVTSPDGVNIIQGYAGTGKTTMLKATKELYEQKGYNVTGMSFTGQAADNLQRETGIPSATIHSRLYMLEQEELQPARRSTVMETIMGTKRQVWIVDEASMTGNKQMLELTQRASKANAKLVLVGDGSQLQAINAGKAFRIIYEKDVCDTTDMRDILRQKHENLREAVKQTVFGDIGKAVEKLEDNIVEKKRTFNRHVQISNDYTNRSKEERDKTIILTATNKDREQINVYIRDSLREKGEIGRTGFAFNVKNNRDVESKKSFSKRDKVVFLNNDRALGVKNGTMGEVLDIHKSGEISIQTEKGVKNFNINKNYNWIDHGYVLTNYKGQGQTVKSVLINLDTEKRSLTNRNSFYVSISRATDEVKIYTNDKEGLTNSLRTWQEKTTTYDLRKPENEQEKGIDMQNIKMEVKNILLSLEKGKEEPELAETRKEVDRQLQGIEMSQEVSMTEKVAPVVEKSQALEKEQGLEKEMGMD